TCGTGCCACCCCTTTACCCGTTCAAGCTAAACTTGAAACAAGTCATGTTTGGACTCAACTCAGCTCAAATCCAACTTTAACCCTAATCAAGCTCATTACAAAAACTTCCAATCAAACTCCTTCATTCTGAGTCCACCTAAAACTTATCACAAAAACTTTCGggatacaaaaataaaaaccctaaaaccttaatTTATACTGACTGCCTCAAATAAGCTAAATTTCCATAACTATAAACGATTGAAGGCCATAACACTTACTGCGACGAGTACGCTTCTTGTACAAGATACGATAACCGCACTCGCGGCACTGAATCACATCACCTGGCTTGAGAGTGTTCTCCATTCCACAATctacacaattaaaaaaaaattaccctcTCCTCACCATCAAATTATGTTcattaaaatcacaaaaaattttatattttcaataaactAAATACGGTACCTCCGCAAATGTAGCTGACGGGTTCTGGTTGGGGATCCATAGAGATTGCTCTGCGAGTTTTTGAGTCAAACGACTGAATTTTATAGGGTTTCAATGACTAAAAAGTAAAAACCCTGATTTATTCAGTCCAACAGGGTCAGCCGGTTTTTGTATGGGAAAAGGACTATATCCCACCGATCTAAAACCCATATATACGGGAGATGAAAACCCAAACTCCTATTCATAatcaaatttctattaattttttctgttaaatagaattgtaaaatagttattttattttttatattaaaagttataaagtttattattttcgCTCCCCTaatgttttagaaactaatatttcacttttatctaaagtttttaaactttaaaaagtaatattttcacccccaaacctaggatttccatatttttcaaaacttagttgctccccataactttcaaaacagTAGTTTTACCCTCgcttttcaacttcatctttcaatGTCGTCTCCGACCTCCTTCTTCTCTTGGTGCGACGGTTGTAGTGCAACGAAAAGATCtccatctcctcgtcgcacaaCTCAGATGACAAAGGATGACGCTTCATTGTCCTTCGTCACTTGTCGCATCATCCTTCGTTTATTTTTCTAGAACTGGACGACGAAGGTTCATCCTTTGTAGCTGGAGAAGGGAGATCGATGGAAAGCGTCAGTCATCGATGGTGgtcagagaaggaagcaaaccctaggggtgaaatctaaacttttcaaacttagaggaTGGGTTGAAATATTAGTCTTTAAAACCT
This sequence is a window from Mangifera indica cultivar Alphonso chromosome 5, CATAS_Mindica_2.1, whole genome shotgun sequence. Protein-coding genes within it:
- the LOC123215867 gene encoding DNA-directed RNA polymerases II, IV and V subunit 12 gives rise to the protein MDPQPEPVSYICGDCGMENTLKPGDVIQCRECGYRILYKKRTRRIVQYEAR